The Diabrotica undecimpunctata isolate CICGRU chromosome 3, icDiaUnde3, whole genome shotgun sequence genome includes the window GGTTTAAAATACCATGCTTGGTACCTAGCTTATACAGCCTTTCATctttaacagaaataaaaatgGCATAATATTTCGGCTATAGGCCTTAGCTCTATCAACTTCTGGAATTCGCACTCTAACACTTTCACCTAATTTTGCAACAGGGAATCTATTATTAGAATGCTTTAACATTCTGTCAGCTTGTTTTATAAGTGACTGTTTAGCAAGATCTCAAATCTCTTGAATTTTTTTGAAGTTTTCTCAACTTCAGTGCCATCTTGTCTTATCAATTGTCTTGTCTTCCCCATTGTCATTGTCTTCCTCATTGACAGCAACTATTGCATACGCATTATATTCTATTGGTCTGATAGCGTTACCGGGATATTCAACATTCGCTAATTGTGAATCCTCGGTTGTACTGTTAACATCCAAATTACCACGGTGCTTTGCTCCATCATCAGCATCATCGGATTCATCTGCTAATATTGCTTCTAAATCTTCTTCGCTTCTAATTTCAGTTAAAATACCAGCTGTTAAGGATGATTTTAATCCTACTTTAGCCTTACAACCGAATAGTGCTTCGTATGAACTATAGCTAATGACGGAATAGTAAGCTCTGTTTTTCATAAATTGGATGAACTTTATGCCTTCCCAGCACTGACTCGTTTTGTTTGTTTCCAGCCATGTGGCCAACGTTTTCTCGATATCTTGGTTCGCTCTCTCTACCAAACCTTGCGACTGGCTGTGTCTGGGTTTTCCGTGGACAATTTTCAGTTCGTCCCACATACTACAGACTTCTTCAATAATCTTATTTGCGAATTTTCGACCATTATCACTGTGTAAAATGTGTGGAGCTCCAAATATGGTAAACACTTCCAACAAATGGTACGCAACTTCTTCGGCACGGTTGGTTTTTAATGCTCTGTGCTGGACAAATTTTGTAAGATGGTCTTGATAGACCATAATAAATTTATAGTCACCATCCGCTTGTGACTGCATGTCAATAAGATTGACTTGACATCTTAAATTAAATGCACTACTTAAAATTCTCTTCACAACGAGTCCTTTTTTTGGAATACTCATTTTCTTTTGACACGATACACAAAGATTTAAGTAAACCTTGACAAACTCCACAGTGATGTTCTTATATTTCGTCTTAAGTTCTTTCATCATTCTGTTGCGGCCCCCATGTCCAATTGAAATATGAGTCTCGTGAATGATATCGAAATTTTCCTCcataaatacatattaaacaaTAGGATCGTTTGTCGTTTTTTACTGGCACAACGAGTTTCTCGACATTACCAATTTTTACAATATCATACCGTGATAATCGTTGATATTCTTCAGGTGTTTTGTGAGAAGTCTTGTCTTTGGTTGTTTTAACTTTCATTAAAAATGCATAATACTCATCTCTGGTGAATAACTGATAATTGTTTCCTTTTCCAGATTTAAGCGTATCAATTTTATCGCTAAATCGTGCTTTCATGGACTCGAAATCACTCATTGTAAAATAAGTtcaactaaacaaaaatgttttacaaCGACACAGAACCGCTTCCGACTACAGATTTATTATCACTGTGGTAATACGCGCTCCTTATTTTAACACTGGTATGTCGCAGTGACTAATACACTTACTTCCCTCCACCCCGCAAGCTTCTAAGAACCTATTGGTATTCAACATTTATCACGTTTACCGTTTACACCGTTTAGACGTTTGAATACGGGATTGTAGTAACcggtataattattaataattcccatttaatcatatttaccgtaacatctatatatatatatatatatatatatatatatatatatatatatatatatatatatatatatatatatatatatatatatatatatatatatatatatatatatatatatatatatatatatatatatatatatatatatatatatttaacccttaactactgacgtggatgtttcaggacgtagactctgatatgcggtatgtcataccgttgcctattctcctttgtttttaatatgaatttatcttatatcactgtatttgttttttatatcaactacgGAATGATTCTTCACATTACTGTAGCATAATGTactgctacaagtaaaataaactttactttttcaaaaatattatgaatgcatgcataatatttaaaaaaatggtggacgttactacaaaatcgtttataaactaaattacaagaaaaattgattacttgtgagtaacaaatggtaaaataatgttaaaagaaacagactaatgatttaaatttaatgagaaactaaaatacaaaattctgacaataaccaaaaattacaataaaataactagtcattttgcgcgcaaggtccgcaatttttctttgtacactgtaagcacactggttttccacaagaaaagcacacataaaaagtctttcgctttaatgcacttgggcataagtaacacgtcttctttttctcaagcctttcttcaaaatctgcttcttttggcgtttttgtcctagtattcgttcaataccacataataattctCTCGGGATTCTGGGATTTTCGAGTCTTCTTTGTAGATGAGGTAACACTAATTGCTTCTCCAACTCCTTTGTGTAGTTTAGCCTTTCCATATTATCTTCTtgtagtgattggtacacaacatgcgaattaacagcagctatatcaatgatgcggtaaaaaatagtAATGCTGCCATCGGCGAGAACgacgttttacagaatatttggcacacttggcatctaaagtatcgacacctcctttcgtacgattataatgagctataatttctggttttccagtaatctgatccgtgcctattgaatggtgcatcgaagagataagtaaaacagccctcgatttttttggcacatgggaaattagggataaacttttcgtaaatccgtaagtagttgaatttacttgcctacatcggtgtggctagaattttcgtttatttttcttgagggTTCCCACATACGTTGACTTCTTTACTTTTAACTGCTTtactaattctatagaactaaaccaattaccagctgtgatattacggttagttccataaataggtttagcaagccgaagaacagattgagttggtttattcatcttcttttcttccccagataacccagttccgtcagtgtccttgcctccatatatataggcattgtataagtaacttgttcgtgcatcagtcaggcacattattttaatgccatatttcacaggcttattaggcatatacattttaaacctacaccttcccttaaagccgaccaacatttcatcaatacaaataaatgtgcctacggaatacagtttttgacaatttgatatgaatatattaaatatgttactaatggctgctgttggatctatctttttttctttcttctctatccagaGGGTTATAAAAACGTAAACATTGAAATATTGCAAATCCATCTTTTGACAAaacacatctgaatatatctctaccagtgccatctgtagcaaatatagaatttatatttTCGTCATTAGATTTGAAAGCTGATGAGTATAAAAACAATCCCAAAAAGATTTGCTTTTCTTTccttagctacttatcttcgaatattaggtgtcttggtagctacgatattgtagagcttatgtatggatgtgagtcttaatatccgctgaatttaaatgactaatttatagctaaacctacgagttaagtatgtgttggtgtcattcatactggcaaggtatGTTCGGCAGCGGAGGCATAGAATGCAagcgtttacgttttaagggtggaaggatgtgcttctcatttttaggtgacaagtttgcggagaataatacttctggtcctcagtgtggcttttagttttaaacaaagttctttgaatgactaagtgtaatacaaactatcttcaagatatttatagcaagtccagagtataaggatttcatgacactattggatgttcatatttgtgaaaacgtctgtgttggggacattaaagtagcacacccgagtttttccggggtttggcttaaaaatgatttatagtctatttttattgtgtttaaagcatgatttagatttttctccacttcagcaacaaaagtttttggttgtgcaataatagatgtATCGTAATACataaagtcctagtatttactggtatgggttaatggtttgtgtacattttatacagtgtaggtgccattacgctaccccaaaggagacctTTCTTCTgtgttctccatctgctattcttaccattgagaaataccaaaaatcttctgttgtgtaggcatacgctagtaaaacaagtagtttattacctaaggagatatcatatagattttgaaaaaatgccctcttatttaaggtgtcgtaagctgcaaattgctgcttagattgacaaataccactcctcataactgatatctttcgtacccatctttgctgagttgggcaagatttagtaatTGTGACGTACACGATATTCCCTGTctgtagcaacttttgtcttttaatttgagtttttcttctgttttacctcttaaggagtattttgtaaagcaaaataaatatattgaccaatagcttttgtggtcgttggagtttttgccaggtttaagcaaggcaacaactttgtctttgctttgtttgtctgcagactttggatatcagtaactgttgtatttttggtccaaattttataataagctttgtgctcagatcttcagtcagtgccgtactattctttattatatacgtagatagtggatccaagctcaacatcgttaaaaggttccttcagctaactggttttgtcctctctcattttaagtttttctttgcttctttgccggctgagatagcactttcacatttattatgtgattttcagcgatcagcttaataccaaatacactatttcttgccctctatgtattttctgcactagaaatacgtcacatttgtgctaagcgcatatgtctgataaggttaagtaaagtaaagtgtctttatctctagatatgcccttaatatttatagacataataaGAATAAtcgatcctaaaaaggaccgatttgacaaaaatcatattgaacgggtgattctgattagccgattaattaattatttattacccagggtacaacggtggtcttatttgtactcaaattttcgtaaaggcttctcttttgaaccccataagaaatctctaattaacttttcattaaaaataattttacatactcgacgatatttcgaatcaaatttgtatagtaataactatagttaatatggagtctctttgtgaaaagtaaatgagtttgtaatatcggttacaactcatatatgaatgataaggacataaacggttaaaataagtgcacagaattttaactaaatatatcggcgccattgttcaggagatggatttatcccagaaattaaaggttacatgtatattccaggttctatttacgtatttgcattactaaaaaagtatatttaaaataaaggccttaagatatctttcgattctatggaaattagaatctatggaaattagcaaattaaaaaatacagacataattctgaatgaccaaattgagacaaacagttgtctcaagtattgtttatattgtaaaggtcatcgtcatagtatagtcagaacgcaacaaggttctatcggcttttctgctttttgtctcctcattcctattgaaaacttggccacgtaaataacgttttaaaaatatatgtcaatatttctgaagtgcctttcctaagataacttttattaagcctagttcgtttgactacatgtaatggctTTGATAGTtgccaacagataagtattgattgattgattgtagtttggatagcagttggttgtacaggcatgtgttgataaatatgatggatcggtaggtagtcccattattcctaaatctgaccatatgttacctcccctgttgattcgtggacgtcctaagggcattttttctctcggggaattctcccagtttaacttggcaatgcagttattagaaagcctttggatatagccagcgtaactttggcgttgagatttagtctcttgtatgacgttgctatctttatatatctgttagaccttggcattagttccggttcggtattggttattattcggacctttgtaagttggaaaataattctgataacttttctagtaatcctgatctaattaatacctaagttttacttacattgttttgtcagcgttcccGTCAAATTTTCAGTCAATAGTTTAATCacttttttatatatcctgattttagggatttgtattagacttctggatttaaaagtgttatgtgggttatatttacattagTAAGCTAcgtgaatattccattttatttcttatgtgacagcgttatctacgatacctaaaacgctgcaatctttcaaaattatatgggtttattgttacgttatgccctactctacgtcctctctcttgtatgttaaagaaaatttatttagttttctcattacttactatcagaccggtttttactgctaatagcattattttatagcattctaatatttaatctatggattaaatccggatagtaaatagatatttttcactttctcggagaaataatattctaacatacaaaatgctattaaattgctaaaacctttcttgcatattatatttacttatgagggacagcagcaatatcagtaccataatagggcgtatagtcctggactggctaatcgttggataattggaagcatgagtgtagcagttttaatgttttcgggactgctacctggtatcggggagcagagatatcagtaccaagttagtgcatataggaattgttaattgaactttattattattaaacagcactatatttcctagtaaaatcgtcatgactttacagttatacaaattttcgaacgttggttatggaaacatcaaatacataccaccggattcccaagatcgacattcagcaaaatccttTAATAATGATAcaggagtaaaaatataaatatttgggagcttacatcaacaaaggatTAGATtaagactaagaaatcagggtacgaatagaaatggcaagggcagcgttctgaaaattcaagcaattgttctgtgacaaaaatctgcatactgcgctgagactaaggtttgttgaatgttatggtctcaactattgtacagagtagaaatatggacagtaaaagcgcaaatagttaggaagctttaagcctttgaattttggtataccggagaatgttgagaattccatggactgccagggtcaccaatgaggaagtgctgagaaggatgggtcgagacaaacaattgttgagaacaataaaagtacgcaggactgcatacctgggacacatactaaggaatataaagtgttctgcaggccatcatgcagggtagagtcgatggcaaaaagggaataggtagaaagaggaagtcatggccgcgaaatattcgtgactggacaaacatgactgtagacgaattattttaCGTTGCAAAAGGCAGAGATACTTTTacaaatgtggtcgccaacctccgttaatggggacgacataggaagaagaagaatgatacgctaaacaaaaaaaaaaacagagatgaagataggcgccaagaaaccctgtgttataaaacagttgaataaaatacagattctcgattcaaatattcaaaaatttaatgaacagcatactaaattagaaataacatctatttaaaatgcaattcattaatggcttaaggtacaaagcagtcctagcatctgctaatgatattgatcttataaggaactctctcccgtccgcaaacgacatcttcaacaaagtgaagagagcacgaaaaatgtttcacttaaaatcaacaaaataaaaaccaaatacaagtgaatcaacagaagaaagcaatttaatacatctagataaaatattaaagtcaacaattataatttcgaaagtatggaacactttaaatatcttagattaataatcacggttaataataatgtcactaaaaaaatacaaagcataattcacttcagacctattttaaaacatgaatgttttttaaaacaataagaccgaacatattatattatgtaataattgtaatagatatgttggctagaatcaaattaccataaagtcaccgaaatattttatctgagtaatgactcactactgattgatacgttacgttatacgatacatttatagttaaaagcgaaattattaggtgttatgccatgtataatatatgtgtatctataaagtattatagtaagatattgaatttcctacatttaaaaatcgaaatattgaaattagacagtaaaaaattataattttaagattgatttataaattattataatttaaattttactactttgtgaaacaaatattgtacatcaaaaacgtagcaatcgaaacatcggaacgtacatttatatattaaatttttcagtgtcaatgcattaaaaaaatactaataaataaaaatggacaattgcattttccaagcttataacagacactaacttaagtttaaaaataattaaagcaagtaatataaattaccaacataaaatatttaactacattaagcaagtatttgtgaaatttcgggatgactaaattgattgatatttaaataaatttcaagttccaaaacgtacctgctgtaaaatttaaaaatctacgactaatcaaattattggcaacatcggaggagtttagttgtgtacgcaaagaaatgtatacggatcccaaaagtgtttcaacctattacggagtccacttaatccgacgtgttggtcggagtccacatacagcgctacccagataataatatacacggtgtatattcgcctggagttagtataataccgttttagtacggggcccacattaactgctaagtctatatatatatatatatatatatatatatatatatatatatatatatatatatatatatatatatatatatatatatatatatatatatatatatatatagatctagcggttaatgggggctccgtactaaaacggtattatactaactccaggcgaatatacatcgtgtatattattatctgggtagcgctttatgtggactccgaccaacacgtcggattagtggactccgtaataggttaaaacacttttgggatccgtatacatttctttgcgtacacaactaaactcctccgatgttgccaataatttgattagtcgtagatttttaaattttacagcaggtacgttttggaacttcaaatttatttaaatatcaatcaatttagtcatcgagaaatttcacaaataggtacccggttaatgtagttaaatattttatggtgggtatttatattacttgctttaattattttcaaacttaaaaagtatttattatgagcttggaaatggctagttttcgttttatttattattattttttgttaaaatgaatatgcacttaaacatttagtctctaaatgtactaacatcgagtagagtagtcgtgtaacagtttaagaaagaagaagcccttcggtaggattataataaacaacataaaattaaaaaaaactctgtaaacaggagagctttgtaatttttcaattcctgcaatttatgacgtgcaatatttgtttcataaagtagttaaatttaaactataataatttatgggaagcgtttaaagaagtaatcgctaacctcaattagaatacggcacaataagaagatgaaacttactgtatttttacttattatattcacaaaaagaatatccaaagtaaaatttaacacgtttttatggagttgtagtgaaatttgacttcttattacgataccggatcctgtaaaattttaaatacattaaatctcccgtaaattattaaacttattcttagaataaaataacaaacttcttagtaattaggtacaatataccgttcacaattatgtgataatctgtaggtgtcaagattgcacggtcatatgccataaggtttcatctttcatataaacatcgatagtttttaactttgggtgtatttgattccaccgtgctgtaaccgatccaacttgaaaagtgttattttacataaaattagcacgttggccctaataatgacctattaatatacattgttaaaaattgtatacatttatcaatttaaaacattctttgtcgtcttctgatcttcatctccattcgttcctaattaagcacatgttatccacaggatccctctctcatttttaaatcattactctttttgccttttgccatcgatttctttattttgtttattcatatcgtttttactcataacaaatattgggtagattattgtatcattaaactttctaattatatgtccgtatcatataagttgtctagttattttagcgtatataatgtcgtatgttaattccattttgtttaacaataaaacagcaaaacttctacaaaattatttctatcttatcactacagctgtttcggagagtgcctttctcaagtctcaaatttctcgaatccatcaatcatccattgtatttcttatactttcatttaaatcctctccaatcaaagattttgaagcagctttgctccatagtccatttttgttgctttttgtcactgtttctcctttctctttatcattatcaatacgtagcgctacaacactgggtaggtcttcgctgactacaacttatctccaagttaatcgattttccacgaatctgtaatCAAATGAAATGtccattttttgagatatgattagatgttttctctccattgtatactgaaatgcccaagtggcattcttctgtgctaacttccttccacaccagttctacaagtttgacattttggcgtctatgcacgtgtccgatataccttaagggatttattttcctgaacaatatcgttatgcgagctttctttattcagtatgttttcttattctatacggatttgtagcgatatgataatgagttctgaagctattttctcgtaacattttaaagtaattactatttaaatgggaataagccacaattaaagcttaaagttagtttattgacgtttcaatttccacttcggaaatcgttctcaaaatacaaacattagtgagaatgatttccgaagtgaaaattaaaacgtcaataaactaactttaacctctaattgtggcttattcccatttaaatagtagttatgataatggggttaaatacaaatttctgattattttcctttcaaatattcggagtgcttccttatttgttttagtcattctccatgactcacatccatatattaaaataggtctgaagtttgaattatgctctgtatttctttagtggcattattactaaccgtgattagtgatctaagatatttaaagtgttccatactttcgaaattgtagttgttgactttaatgttttttctaaatttattgaattggttgattggttttctgttgattcgcttgtatttggttttcatttcgttgattttaagtcaaacattttttgtgctctcttcactttattgaagtttgtgaaCGGaggagtttctcattagagttatgagttctatatcattagcatatactaggagtgctttgtccttgggccgttaatggattacatcttaaataggcgttatttctattttagtaagctgttcattaattttttgattattggaatcgagaatctgtattttattcgactgttttataacacaaagtttcttggagcatattttcatctttggtttccagtatcattattacaaggattttgctggatatggacatagtgaacctggtggtatgtacatgatgttttcataaccaacgttcaaaaatttttcttactgtaaatttatgattattttactagaaaatatagtgttgtttaataataataaagttcaagcaacaattcctatatgcattaactcggtaatgataattctgctccccgataccaggtagcagtcccgaaaacattaaaactgctacactcatgcttctcattatccaacaattagccagtccagaactatacgccttattatggtactgatattgctgctgctcctcataagtgaatagaatatgcaaggaaggttttgacaatttaataggattttgtgtgttagaatattatttctccgagaaagtgaagaatatctatttgctatccggatttaatccataaattaaataatagaatgctctaaaataatgctagtagcagcaaaaaaaagcggtctaatagtcatcatcatcattatcaatcagccctgagttgtccattgttgaacataggcctcctctagacttttccatctgcttctgttctgcgcctctggtatccaattggtcacgattcttttgaggtcgttggtccatcgctttgggggtcttcctcggcttcgcttgtcagcccgtggtctccactcaagcaatttttttgtccaactgttgtcttttattcttgcaacatgtcctgcccatctccttttttgttatttgtaatatgttcgataatgtcttccactccggtgtTGTAacttacaacagttaaaaatatttttaatgaaatgtACATTATTTTTCAACTGCCCGTATGTTGTCTGCTATGTCTATATCGCCTTTTGACCTGTTAAAAACGCAGATACTTCGCCCGCTACGCCTCGAGGAGAACACATTTTTAGTCAGTCACCAACTAACAGCGGTCGAGTGCGTACCGTATGGGGTTTTATCTTCGTTTACGCAATGACGCTCTAAAAATTGTATTACCAGCCTCCGTAGATAAGGaattttgtttaatgctactGTACTGTGTGTAATAGAATTTTGTAGTATACCAACGTTGTAGTTATTTATCATAATTAGTGAACCAGCCCTGGAAAAGCAGTAAAGTCTAAAATAAGTTTAGCTACGAACATAATACCTGTTCGTACTCTAATTGTATATTAGCAAGGTTCAATGGCTAAGCTTTATACAATTTGGTCCTACTCGAGCACGGATATATTATAATGTTTGGTTACATCAGTgaagaaaaaagtaagataaaacGTGGTCTTAAAGTGGAAAATTCCTGTGTAATTAGTGCCGGCTGGTAAATACATAAGGTTTACACATAGCTAGTTCTCTCTCACTCGCTCTCTCTATAGAAAGTGGTATTGTTCGCTCACTCTTCTGCAAGATATTTGGTGTCTCGGTTAGACGAAGATAACGCTGTCTCAATCATGCAAAAGTTCCGCCCTGTGGTAGTGTCGTAACAGTAGGAGTCGCCTGC containing:
- the LOC140435884 gene encoding KRAB-A domain-containing protein 2-like, whose protein sequence is MSIPKKGLVVKRILSSAFNLRCQVNLIDMQSQADGDYKFIMVYQDHLTKFVQHRALKTNRAEEVAYHLLEVFTIFGAPHILHSDNGRKFANKIIEEVCSMWDELKIVHGKPRHSQSQGLVERANQDIEKTLATWLETNKTSQCWEGIKFIQFMKNRAYYSVISYSSYEALFGCKAKVGLKSSLTAGILTEIRSEEDLEAILADESDDADDGAKHRGNLDVNSTTEDSQLANVEYPGNAIRPIEYNAYAIVAVNEEDNDNGEDKTIDKTRWH